In the Flavisolibacter tropicus genome, one interval contains:
- a CDS encoding M56 family metallopeptidase has translation MLTNTTLLSIDLHHLVLSICYALLHSLWLGVVAAAFAGLVIAATTRSNPAVRYNMLLGISGLFVLASVACFFISYSQLPEFTKVTTTVGNLEGNVFVYDANVAPVTATPFWQKLVNGINAYADILVACWLVVFLWKAIKLVVGMRGLEQCRVQGTQTPNEEWVARVQELAQELKIGRVVQILESVLVKVPCTIGYFKPVILVPLGMFTLLSPAQVESILLHELAHVRRRDFAINIFLECIETVFFFNPAVYWLLTVIRQEREVCCDAMVTAYSNQPKQYMEALVTFQEQFNQVAYTMPLTGRHSLLLDRIKRMINKKNKNLTSMEKILLSLSIVAVVSFSFIPADAVKKTNEKSAHILSTKQTIVAATLEEPVNATVINTIEKSAFENSDQAMADTIGKPNKKDSITGVHIYTNASPTKEIEYTEITVKSGNRYKIGKEKGVIVSFSINGKERDVKEAARFSGMIKEIEAKSAQVEKDRQQMEKDRVIAEQQRKEIEVQRIEIEKERGELEQKRVEAEDKKEKEEIIIEQREIEVKQKKIEAEHKKIESQQRKLEMQRHQMEAGQKKQTHSLHREHSFHIQDSLTAIQKQKVKDVIQLLVQNGVVKNAESVQWFSLTKDALMVNGAKQDASLHEQLMKTTFTIPSNMGLYYGDVPGTAFGYKFGKHEINVGK, from the coding sequence ATGCTCACTAATACGACGCTATTATCGATAGACCTGCATCACCTGGTTCTATCTATTTGCTATGCCTTATTGCACTCGCTTTGGCTAGGTGTAGTGGCTGCCGCGTTTGCAGGACTGGTCATCGCCGCTACTACCCGTAGTAATCCTGCTGTTCGCTATAATATGCTATTAGGTATCAGTGGTCTGTTTGTATTGGCGAGCGTTGCTTGTTTTTTTATAAGCTACAGCCAGTTGCCCGAGTTTACTAAAGTAACTACTACCGTAGGTAACCTGGAAGGAAATGTATTTGTATATGACGCGAATGTTGCTCCAGTAACAGCAACTCCTTTCTGGCAAAAACTAGTGAATGGCATCAATGCTTATGCCGATATTTTGGTAGCGTGCTGGCTGGTGGTTTTCCTTTGGAAAGCAATAAAGTTGGTGGTGGGTATGCGTGGGTTGGAGCAATGCCGGGTACAAGGAACCCAAACACCTAACGAAGAATGGGTGGCTCGTGTACAGGAACTAGCTCAAGAGCTTAAAATTGGCAGGGTTGTACAAATACTGGAATCGGTATTGGTGAAAGTGCCCTGCACAATAGGTTACTTCAAGCCTGTGATCTTAGTTCCATTAGGCATGTTCACGCTGCTGTCGCCAGCGCAGGTAGAGAGCATCCTTCTGCATGAATTAGCACATGTAAGACGAAGAGATTTTGCCATCAATATTTTCCTTGAATGCATTGAAACTGTTTTCTTTTTTAACCCGGCTGTTTACTGGCTCTTAACCGTCATTCGCCAGGAACGCGAAGTGTGTTGCGACGCTATGGTTACAGCTTACAGCAACCAGCCCAAGCAATATATGGAAGCCCTGGTGACCTTCCAGGAACAGTTTAACCAGGTGGCGTATACCATGCCATTAACAGGAAGACATTCATTATTACTGGACCGCATCAAGCGGATGATCAATAAAAAAAATAAAAACCTAACATCTATGGAGAAAATACTTTTATCACTGAGCATAGTGGCTGTTGTATCTTTTTCTTTTATACCAGCAGACGCTGTAAAGAAAACTAATGAGAAGTCAGCGCATATTCTTTCTACAAAACAAACCATAGTTGCTGCCACTTTGGAAGAACCAGTGAATGCAACTGTAATTAACACAATAGAAAAGAGCGCATTTGAAAATAGCGATCAAGCTATGGCTGATACTATTGGTAAGCCCAATAAGAAAGATAGCATTACCGGTGTGCATATCTATACGAATGCCAGTCCAACAAAAGAAATTGAGTATACAGAAATAACAGTAAAATCTGGCAATCGCTATAAAATTGGAAAGGAAAAAGGAGTGATTGTATCCTTTAGTATTAATGGTAAGGAACGGGATGTAAAAGAAGCTGCTCGTTTTTCTGGAATGATCAAGGAGATAGAAGCTAAATCAGCCCAGGTAGAAAAGGACCGCCAACAAATGGAAAAGGATCGTGTGATTGCTGAACAGCAAAGAAAAGAAATAGAGGTTCAGCGAATTGAAATAGAAAAGGAACGAGGTGAGTTGGAACAAAAAAGAGTTGAGGCAGAAGATAAAAAGGAGAAAGAAGAAATTATCATAGAGCAACGGGAAATAGAAGTAAAGCAAAAGAAAATAGAAGCCGAGCACAAAAAGATTGAGTCGCAACAACGGAAACTAGAGATGCAACGGCATCAAATGGAAGCAGGTCAAAAAAAGCAAACGCATTCTTTGCATAGAGAACATTCGTTTCATATACAAGATTCCCTCACAGCTATACAAAAGCAAAAGGTAAAAGATGTTATCCAGTTACTGGTTCAAAATGGTGTTGTAAAAAATGCTGAATCCGTGCAGTGGTTTTCTCTTACTAAAGATGCATTAATGGTAAATGGCGCCAAGCAGGATGCTTCGCTTCATGAGCAACTGATGAAAACAACTTTTACAATTCCATCTAACATGGGCTTGTATTATGGCGATGTGCCAGGTACTGCCTTTGGCTACAAGTTTGGTAAACATGAAATCAATGTAGGCAAATAA
- a CDS encoding BlaI/MecI/CopY family transcriptional regulator: MKAKRQPQQDKPEPTRSELEILQVLWEHGPSTVRFVNDQLNEQKREVQYTSTLKLMQIMVDKGLLLRDESSMKHVYSAAEEEGKTKGLLLNKFVDTLYNGSVSSLMMQLLGNKKTSKKELDAIKEMIKKLDKDAH, translated from the coding sequence ATGAAAGCAAAACGTCAGCCACAGCAGGATAAACCGGAGCCTACACGATCAGAGCTGGAAATTCTACAGGTGCTTTGGGAGCATGGGCCGTCCACTGTGCGCTTTGTAAATGATCAACTGAATGAGCAAAAGCGTGAAGTACAATACACCTCTACGCTCAAGCTCATGCAGATCATGGTGGACAAAGGGTTATTGCTACGCGATGAATCCAGCATGAAACACGTATACAGCGCTGCAGAGGAAGAAGGAAAAACAAAAGGTTTATTGCTCAACAAGTTTGTAGATACGTTATACAACGGCTCCGTCAGTAGCTTGATGATGCAGTTGCTAGGCAACAAGAAAACATCAAAGAAAGAGTTGGATGCTATTAAAGAAATGATCAAAAAACTAGATAAAGATGCTCACTAA
- a CDS encoding outer membrane beta-barrel protein produces the protein MNTKLTLIITFLLFSSFTYAQWELRAGIGIANPITGYKTITGSGVLYQLDAAKHLNNKRWSVGLTLAWARMHNDNDASDKFINTRLDQVPILATAEYELTTTKLIPYVGLGLGVSLYNLNYDVSPTEGETDFNASFSMMPRLGVKMQASEHWIPFLEVNSPFVMDGPPIGVDKGEKATGYVGVAIGTAYRF, from the coding sequence ATGAATACGAAACTTACACTAATTATAACATTCCTGCTATTCAGCTCCTTTACTTATGCGCAATGGGAGTTACGTGCTGGTATTGGCATAGCTAACCCCATTACAGGCTATAAAACCATAACCGGCAGTGGTGTGTTGTATCAGTTGGACGCTGCCAAACATTTAAATAACAAACGCTGGTCGGTAGGTCTTACACTGGCCTGGGCACGCATGCATAACGACAACGACGCATCGGATAAGTTTATCAATACCCGGTTAGATCAAGTACCCATTTTAGCTACTGCGGAATATGAGCTAACCACCACCAAATTGATACCCTATGTGGGCCTGGGCTTAGGAGTTAGTCTTTACAATCTTAATTATGATGTATCACCAACGGAAGGTGAAACCGACTTCAATGCCAGCTTTAGCATGATGCCCCGGCTGGGCGTTAAAATGCAGGCCAGTGAACACTGGATTCCTTTCCTGGAAGTTAATAGTCCCTTTGTAATGGATGGTCCTCCAATAGGCGTTGATAAAGGAGAAAAAGCCACTGGCTATGTAGGTGTGGCTATAGGCACGGCTTATCGGTTCTAA